The genomic region GATGCTGGCCACCGGCGGCACCCTGGCCGCCGCCATCCGCTTCCTCACCGACCGCGGCGCCGACCACATCACCGCGATCTGCCTGCTCGCCGCCCCCGAGGGCTGCGAGCGCCTGGCCGCCGACCTCGAGGGCCTCGACGTGCCGGTCACGGTCGTCACCGCGGCGATGGACGAGCGGCTCAACGAGAAGGGCTACATCGTGCCCGGGCTCGGCGACGCCGGCGACCGGCTGTACGGCGTGGCCGGCTGAGGGCTCTCCGACGCCCGGCTCTACCCTCGGGGGCATGCTCTCCGCCCATGCGCTGACCCGCGACTTCGGCGAGCGTCGCGCCGTCGACCGGGTCGACCTGACCGTCCGGCCCGGTCGCATCACCGGCTTCGTCGGCGCCAACGGCGCCGGCAAGACCACCACCATGCGGATGCTGATGGGGGTGCTGGGCCCCAGCTCCGGCGAGGTGCGGTGGCACGGTCGCCCCGCGACCGCCGAGGACCGCCGCGGGTTCGGCTACATGCCCGAGGAGCGGGGCCTCTACCCGCGCATGAAGCTCGCCGAGCAGCTGGCCTTCTTCGCCCGCCTGCACGGCGCGGGACGGTCGGAGGCCCGGGCCCGGGCCGGCGAGCTCCTCGAGTTCTTCGACCTCGGCGACCGTGCCGACGACCTGCTCGACAGCCTCTCGCTGGGCAACCAGCAGCGGGTCCAGATCGCGGCCGCCCTGGTGCACCGACCCACCGCGCTGGTGCTCGACGAGCCGTTCAGCGGGCTCGACCCGCACGCGGTCGACGCGATGCTCGAGCTGCTCCAGCGCGAGGCGGGCGAGATCCCGGTGCTCTTCTCCAGCCACCAGCTCGACCTGGTCGAGCGGATCTGCGACGACGTCGTCGTGCTCGCCGGCGGGCGGGTGGTCAGCGCCGGGTCGGTCGACGACCTGCGCTCGCAGGAGACGCCGAGCTACCGGGTCGAGGTGGTCGGTCACGACGCGGGCTGGGTGCGCGACCTCGCCGGCGTCCGGGTCGACTCCATCGACGCGTCGGTGGTCCGGCTCAGGCTCGCCGGCCTGCCGCCCGCCGAGCTGGTGCCGGCCCTCGCCGCCCGCGGGGGCGTCCTCGAGGTCACCCGCGTACGTCCGTCCCTCTCCGAGATCTTCCGCGAGGTCACCCGATGAGCACGCCAGGACCCTCGACGCCGCCGGCCGGCCAGGTGTGGCGGGCGGTGGCCGCCCGCGAGCTCAGCACCCAGGCGCGCAGCAAGGCCTTCCTGCTCAGCGCCGGGTTCCTGGCGGTCGGCCTGGTGGGGCTGATCATCGTGCTCAGCATCGTGTCGGGTCGCGAGACGACCCGCGACGTCGCCGTCGTCGACGACCTGGGCAGCGCCGCGGTCGACCGGGCCGCCGCACTCGCCGGCGAGCTCGACGACGACCTGACCCTGCGCAGCACCGCCGCCGCCTCGCCCGCCGACGCCGAGCGGGCGCTGCGCGAGGGCGAGGCCGACCTCGCACTGCTGCCGGCGGCCGGCGCCGGCTACGAGCTGGTCGGCGACGACGACCTCCCCGACACCGCGGCGCAGGCCCTCGGTGCCGCGACCACCGAGCTGCTCACCCAGCGCAACGCCGAGGAGCAGGGCGTCGACCTCGACGCCCTGGCCGCCGGCGTACAGGTCGAGGAGCGGCTGCTCGATCCGGGGCCCGACGACCAGGGGCTGCGGGAGGCCGCCGCGCTCCTGCTCGTGGTGCTGTTCTTCGTCACCGCGATCACCTTCGGGATGGCGATGGCCTCGACCGTGACCCAGGAGAAGGAGAGCCGGGTCGTGGAGATCCTGGCCGCGGCGGTGCCGATCCGCGCCCTGCTGTGGGGCAAGATCGTCGGCACCAGCGCCCTCGCCTTCGCCCAGACCCTGCTGCTGGTGCTCATCGGCGTGGTCGCGCTGCTGGTCACGGGCCAGGCCTCGGCGCTCGGGGTGCTCGGCGGCGCGATCGCCTGGTACGTCGTGTTCTTCGTGCTCGGCTTCGTGACGCTGGCCAGCCTCTGGTCGGTCGCGGGGTCGATGGCCAGCCGCCAGCAGGACCTGCAGGGCACCACCGCACCGCTGCAGGCGCTGCTGATGGCGCCGTACTTCGTGGCCATCACCGCCGGCGAGAGCGTGCAGACGGTCTTCTCGATGCTGCCGGTGGTCAGCACCATGGTGATGCCCGCCCGGCTGGCCCAGGGCCCCGTCCCGGCCTGGCAGCTCGCGGTGGCCGTGGGCGTGACCCTGCTGGCCGCCGTGGTGCTGGTGCGGTTCTCGGCCCGCGTCTACGAGCGCACCCTGCTGCAGACCGGTCGGCGGATCTCCTTCGGCGAGGCGCTGCGCCACGCCCGCTGAGCGACCTCCGCTCAGGCGCCCTTGCCGGTGACCGTCACGGGCACGTTGCCGCGGGTGGCCTTGGAGTAGGGGCACACCTGGTGGGCCGCCTCGACGAGCTCCTGGGCCCTCGCGTCGTCGACGCCGGGGATGGTCGCGGTGATGTCGACGGTGACGGCGAACGACTCGCCCTCGGGGCCGAAGCCGACCGCGATCTCCAGGGTCGAGTCCGCGGCGTCCACGCCGTGCTTCTTGGCGACCAGGCCCAGCGCGCCCTGGAAGCAGGCGCCGTAGCCGACCGCGAACAGCTGCTCGGGGTTGGTGCCGGTGCCGGGACCGCCGGTCTCCTTCGGCGCGGTCAGGGTCAAGTCGAGGATGCCGTCGTCGGACTTGGCGTGGCCCTGTCGGCCGCCCTTCACGGTGGCGCGGGCGGTGTAGACGATCTTCTCCGGTGTGTTGGTCATGGCTCCAGCCAACCCGGCCGCGCAGCGAGCTGTCTCACCCCCGTGGCGCCGGCGGTCGTGAGTTTCATCGGCCGGCCGACGGAGCTGGCGGGTGGACGATGAAGCTTCATCGGCCACCCACGAGTTTCATCGGCCGGCCGATGAAACTCCCCTCGGCGGGCGGTCAGAGCGCCTTGACGGCCGCGAGCAGCTTGGCCAGCGAGTCCTTGGCGTCACCGAAGAGCAGGGTGGTACGGGGGTCGAAGAGCAGCTCGTTCTCGATGCCGGCGAAGCCCGGGCGCATCGAGCGCTTGAGGAAGACCACCTGCCGCGCCTGGTCGACGTCGAGGATCGGCATCCCGTAGATCGGCGCCGAGGGGGTGCTGCGGGCGGCCGGGTTGACCACGTCGTTGGCGCCCACGACCAGCACCACGTCGGTCTGCTTGAAGTCGCCGTTGATGTCGTCCATCTCGGCGAGCTGCTCGTAGGGCACCTGCGCCTCGGCGAGCAGCACGTTCATGTGGCCCGGCATCCGCCCGGCGACCGGGTGGATCGCGTAGTCGACCTTCGCCCCGCGGGCCAGCAGCACCTCGACGAGCTCGCGCAGGGTGTGCTGGGCCTGGGCCACGGCGAGCCCGTAGCCGGGCACCACGATGACCCGGTCGGCGTACGCCAGCAGGATCGCGACGTCCTCGGGTCCCGAGGAGCGCACCGGGCGGTCGGAGGCCTCGCCGGCGCCCAGGGTCGAGCCGCCGCGCAGCGCCCCGAAGAGGATGTTGGCCACCGACCGGCCCATCGCCCGCGCCATCAGCAGGGTCAGGAAGGTGCCGGCCGCGCCGACCAGGGTGCCGGCGACCAGCAGCACCACGCTGCCGAGCACGTAGCCGCCAGCGGCGACGGTCAGGCCGGTGAAGGCGTTGAGCAGCGAGATCACGATCGGCACGTCGGCCCCGCCGACCGGCAGCACCAGCAGCACGCCCAGTGCGAGGCCCACGAGCGCCAGCACGACGCCGAGCGCCAGCGACGCCTCGAGCACGACCAGCACCGAGAGCCCGACGCCACCCAGCAGCGCGGCCGCGAACGCGACCGGGAGCCCGGGGAAGACCACCGGGCGCGAGGTCATCAGCTCCTGCAGCTTGGCGAAGGTGACCGCCGAACCGGCGAAGGAGACCGAGCCGACCACGATCGTGAACGCCGTGGCGACGAGGTCGAAGGCGGGGGTGCCCGCACCCATGTGCTGCAGCTCCAGCAGCGCCACCAGGGCCGCCGCGCCGCCGCCGACGCCGTTGAAGAGCGCCACCATCTGCGGCATCTGGGTCATCTGGACCCTGCGCGCGCCCACGACCCCGACGCCGGAGCCGACCGCGATCGCGGCCAGCATCTGCGGCACGTGGTCGAGCTCGAGGTAGACGAACGGCACCGTCACCGCGACCACCGCGGCACCCGCGCCGACGAGGTTGCCCAACCGCGCGGTGCGCGGGCCGGAGAGCCCCTTGAGGGCCAGCACGAAGCAGACCGCGCAGCCCAGGTAGACCAGCTGCACCCAGGTCGGCATCACCG from Nocardioides salarius harbors:
- a CDS encoding ABC transporter ATP-binding protein — translated: MLSAHALTRDFGERRAVDRVDLTVRPGRITGFVGANGAGKTTTMRMLMGVLGPSSGEVRWHGRPATAEDRRGFGYMPEERGLYPRMKLAEQLAFFARLHGAGRSEARARAGELLEFFDLGDRADDLLDSLSLGNQQRVQIAAALVHRPTALVLDEPFSGLDPHAVDAMLELLQREAGEIPVLFSSHQLDLVERICDDVVVLAGGRVVSAGSVDDLRSQETPSYRVEVVGHDAGWVRDLAGVRVDSIDASVVRLRLAGLPPAELVPALAARGGVLEVTRVRPSLSEIFREVTR
- a CDS encoding ABC transporter permease, giving the protein MSTPGPSTPPAGQVWRAVAARELSTQARSKAFLLSAGFLAVGLVGLIIVLSIVSGRETTRDVAVVDDLGSAAVDRAAALAGELDDDLTLRSTAAASPADAERALREGEADLALLPAAGAGYELVGDDDLPDTAAQALGAATTELLTQRNAEEQGVDLDALAAGVQVEERLLDPGPDDQGLREAAALLLVVLFFVTAITFGMAMASTVTQEKESRVVEILAAAVPIRALLWGKIVGTSALAFAQTLLLVLIGVVALLVTGQASALGVLGGAIAWYVVFFVLGFVTLASLWSVAGSMASRQQDLQGTTAPLQALLMAPYFVAITAGESVQTVFSMLPVVSTMVMPARLAQGPVPAWQLAVAVGVTLLAAVVLVRFSARVYERTLLQTGRRISFGEALRHAR
- a CDS encoding organic hydroperoxide resistance protein; the protein is MTNTPEKIVYTARATVKGGRQGHAKSDDGILDLTLTAPKETGGPGTGTNPEQLFAVGYGACFQGALGLVAKKHGVDAADSTLEIAVGFGPEGESFAVTVDITATIPGVDDARAQELVEAAHQVCPYSKATRGNVPVTVTGKGA
- a CDS encoding NAD(P)(+) transhydrogenase (Re/Si-specific) subunit beta, giving the protein MPTWVQLVYLGCAVCFVLALKGLSGPRTARLGNLVGAGAAVVAVTVPFVYLELDHVPQMLAAIAVGSGVGVVGARRVQMTQMPQMVALFNGVGGGAAALVALLELQHMGAGTPAFDLVATAFTIVVGSVSFAGSAVTFAKLQELMTSRPVVFPGLPVAFAAALLGGVGLSVLVVLEASLALGVVLALVGLALGVLLVLPVGGADVPIVISLLNAFTGLTVAAGGYVLGSVVLLVAGTLVGAAGTFLTLLMARAMGRSVANILFGALRGGSTLGAGEASDRPVRSSGPEDVAILLAYADRVIVVPGYGLAVAQAQHTLRELVEVLLARGAKVDYAIHPVAGRMPGHMNVLLAEAQVPYEQLAEMDDINGDFKQTDVVLVVGANDVVNPAARSTPSAPIYGMPILDVDQARQVVFLKRSMRPGFAGIENELLFDPRTTLLFGDAKDSLAKLLAAVKAL